The following proteins are encoded in a genomic region of Leptospira yasudae:
- a CDS encoding LIC_20196 family exoprotein, with translation MNLKAFAWIGLLIITLPLWSVPTPPTLETQVKNSDYIALTRITNVREKKISETSISVTATVEILKPWKGAEKLPAKFEIGFMIFPELLGKWLKAAPPEGDYILFLNQKTVKDSKGNESSLIALYEPHPFAFKEYSRETEDKIREAIQAQKGE, from the coding sequence ATGAATCTAAAAGCGTTTGCTTGGATCGGTTTACTTATAATAACATTGCCGCTTTGGTCGGTGCCCACTCCTCCCACGCTCGAAACTCAGGTTAAGAATTCAGATTATATCGCGTTGACTCGGATCACGAACGTCCGCGAGAAAAAAATTTCCGAAACTTCGATTTCGGTGACCGCCACCGTCGAAATTTTAAAACCTTGGAAAGGCGCCGAAAAACTTCCGGCTAAATTCGAAATCGGTTTTATGATCTTCCCCGAACTTTTGGGGAAATGGCTGAAGGCCGCTCCTCCCGAAGGAGATTACATCCTATTCTTAAATCAAAAAACAGTAAAAGACAGCAAGGGGAACGAGTCCTCCTTGATCGCTCTCTACGAACCGCATCCTTTCGCGTTTAAGGAATATTCCAGAGAGACCGAAGACAAAATCCGGGAAGCGATTCAGGCTCAAAAAGGAGAATAA
- a CDS encoding energy transducer TonB has product MVSVPEIKQKIVEFGLFRFCLIASFALHSLTIGAYFIATYIPESEISSDDLEAQDVEVDLEDIPPELIGGTSSPAPVEKQEWVEGSNQNADDPIDEDLNPNALSGNGTDKDGFLFSYNGDKTPTPIIDFDLRDFFPPQAKSAGIVSKQVVVIVQIDEQGNLQGAKIASGKAGFGFDEAAIKIVKLARWSPGYVQGRPTKMSHRVPISFNLED; this is encoded by the coding sequence ATGGTAAGCGTTCCTGAAATCAAACAGAAGATCGTCGAATTCGGATTGTTCCGTTTTTGTCTGATTGCGTCCTTTGCCCTGCATTCCCTTACGATCGGAGCGTATTTCATCGCGACGTACATTCCCGAGTCGGAGATTTCTTCCGACGACTTGGAAGCTCAGGACGTAGAAGTCGATTTGGAAGACATTCCCCCCGAATTGATCGGAGGAACTTCTTCTCCCGCTCCGGTGGAAAAACAGGAATGGGTGGAAGGTTCCAATCAAAACGCGGATGATCCCATCGACGAGGATCTCAATCCGAACGCTCTTTCCGGAAACGGAACCGATAAGGACGGATTCTTATTTTCTTACAACGGAGATAAAACTCCGACTCCGATCATCGACTTTGATCTCAGAGATTTCTTCCCTCCGCAGGCGAAATCGGCCGGGATCGTTTCCAAACAAGTCGTGGTGATCGTGCAAATCGACGAACAAGGAAATTTGCAGGGAGCCAAGATCGCTTCCGGAAAAGCCGGATTCGGATTCGACGAAGCGGCGATCAAGATCGTGAAACTGGCTCGTTGGAGTCCGGGATACGTTCAAGGAAGACCGACCAAGATGTCGCATCGGGTTCCGATTTCCTTCAATCTCGAAGATTGA
- a CDS encoding ExbD/TolR family protein yields MAGSAPSGDGEEIGNINITPMVDVILVLLVIFMVTANFLKKESININLPKVEAADPNVAQSVQVALTKDGKILLEGADTSIERLKAHLERDSKIRPNMRLTLSADSSLPYGKIAETMGVIRKAGVTKIALSVKR; encoded by the coding sequence ATGGCAGGCTCTGCTCCCTCCGGCGACGGAGAAGAAATAGGCAATATCAATATCACCCCGATGGTGGACGTGATTCTGGTTCTTCTGGTGATCTTTATGGTCACCGCGAACTTCTTAAAAAAAGAATCCATCAACATCAACCTTCCGAAAGTGGAAGCCGCGGATCCGAACGTAGCTCAATCGGTTCAGGTCGCTTTGACCAAGGACGGTAAGATTCTTTTGGAAGGAGCGGATACTTCGATCGAACGATTGAAGGCTCATCTCGAACGGGATTCCAAGATCAGACCGAATATGCGTCTGACTCTTTCGGCGGATTCTTCCCTTCCTTACGGGAAGATCGCGGAAACGATGGGAGTGATCCGCAAAGCGGGCGTCACAAAAATTGCTCTTTCGGTAAAACGTTAG